Proteins found in one Triticum urartu cultivar G1812 chromosome 4, Tu2.1, whole genome shotgun sequence genomic segment:
- the LOC125553630 gene encoding uncharacterized protein LOC125553630: protein MRPDAGVAGSMASMEWEPKALSLHELKYAREAALYVLRTHSSEDAVRIFTEGLKPVLGVRRDSMADSDEEDDQGDEDYDMFSPYAFLDDDGVYCHQYGRTAAEERDVATAPF from the exons ATGAGGCCCGACGCCGGCGTCGCGGGGAGCATGGCGTCCATGGAGTGGGAGCCCAAGGCGCTGTCCCTCCACGAGCTCAAGTACGCGAGG GAGGCGGCGCTGTACGTCCTGAGAACGCACTCCTCGGAGGACGCCGTCCGAATCTTCACCGAG GGCCTCAAGCCGGTGCTGGGCGTCAGGAGGGACTCCATGGCCGACTCCGACGAGGAGGACGACCAGGGTGACGAGGACTACGACATGTTCAGTCCCTACGCGTTTCTTGACGATGACGGTGTCTACTGCCACCAGTATGGGCGCACCGCCGCCGAGGAACGAGATGTTGCTACCGCACCCTTCTAA